A stretch of Eleutherodactylus coqui strain aEleCoq1 chromosome 2, aEleCoq1.hap1, whole genome shotgun sequence DNA encodes these proteins:
- the UBL7 gene encoding ubiquitin-like protein 7, with protein sequence MSELHICVQLADQPLSPKSIVHLPVHSTGDGDSSCGHRVSVVKQLITATLPESLPDPELIDLVHCGRRLRDDQTLEFYGVQSGSTVHILRRAWPEPPPRPEPVDKIAASREFRALHTALHTSSTYRDAVFKLLGSRESLEQIVVATPGLSSDPVAMGVLQDKDLFTVFTDPSMLDTLGSSHPALVNAIILILHSVTGSSSLPPTDGAAHTVPPATLHMPGGFLFDGLSDEEDEYPQTSRSGSSSSTSGPRPASLGYTGASGPRPITQSELATALALASTPESSSHTPTPGTQGHSSGTSPMSSSVQSGTPITNDLFSQALQHALQASSQTTQQNQWQPQLQQLRDMGIRDEELSLRALQATGGDIQAALELIFAGGAL encoded by the exons ATGTCTGAGCTCCACATATGCGTCCAGCTGGCGGATCAGCCGCTCTCTCCTAAGTCCATCGTGCACCTCCCAGTACATTCCACTGGTGATGGCGACTCTTCTTGTGGCCACCGGGTATCCGTTGTCAAGCAACTAATAACCGCCACGTTGCCAGAGTCCCTTCCTGACCCAGAGCTGATAG ACCTGGTCCACTGCGGGCGGCGTCTCCGAGATGATCAGACCCTGGAGTTTTATGGGGTGCAGTCGGGGAGCACTGTCCATATTCTGCGTAGAGCGTGGCCGGAACCCCCACCTCGTCCCG AACCTGTAGATAAAATTGCTGCCAGCCGTGAGTTCCGCGCTCTGCACACAGCGCTGCATACTAGTTCTACCTATCGCGATGCC GTGTTCAAGCTGCTTGGTAGTCGGGAGTCCTTGGAGCAGATTGTTGTGGCAACTCCTGGCCTTAGTTCCGATCCTGTAGCCATGG GAGTCCTGCAGGATAAAGATTTATTCACAGTATTCACTGATCCCAGCATGTTGGACAC GTTGGGGTCCTCTCACCCTGCTCTTGTAAATGCTATAATACTAATCTTACATTCAGTGACTGGAAGTTCTTCACTCCCACCAACAGATGGCGCCGCTCACACAGTTCCTCCTGCAACCCTACATATGCCAG GTGGGTTCCTATTTGATGGGCTGTCGGATGAAGAGGATGAATATCCACAG ACTTCTCGCTCAGGATCCTCCAGTAGCACATCTGGTCCGCGCCCAGCTTCTCTTGGATATACTGGAGCCTCAGGTCCACGTCCTATCACTCAAAGTGAATTGGCTACAGCCCTGGCTCTTGCAAGTACCCCGGAGAGCAGCTCTCACACACCAACACCTGGGACACAG GGCCATTCCTCAGGGACGTCCCCCATGTCCTCTAGCGTCCAGTCGGGAACACCAATCACTAACGACTTGTTTAGCCAGGCTTTACAACATGCACTGCAAGCTTCCAGCCAAACGACACAACAG AATCAGTGGCAGCCTCAGCTACAACAGTTGCGGGATATGGGCATCCGTGATGAGGAACTCAGTCTGCGGGCGTTACAAGCCACTGGGGGAGACATTCAGGCTGCTCTGGAACTTATCTTTGCTGGGGGTGCTCtgtaa